In the genome of Notamacropus eugenii isolate mMacEug1 chromosome 5, mMacEug1.pri_v2, whole genome shotgun sequence, one region contains:
- the KHDRBS1 gene encoding KH domain-containing, RNA-binding, signal transduction-associated protein 1 isoform X2, with protein sequence MQRRDDPVARLCRPLGRGGAVDPSGAHPPPRQAPSRQPLPSHRPRGGGGGPRGGGGSRAAPTTQPPPLLPPSATGGGPEVGGGGPAPAPTPLLPPSATAAAKMEPENKYLPELMAEKDSLDPSFTHAMQLLAAEIEKIQKGDSKKDDEENYLDLFSHRNMKLKERVLIPVKQYPKFNFVGKILGPQGNTIKRLQEETGAKISVLGKGSMRDKAKEEELRKGGDPKYAHLNMDLHVFIEVFGPPCEAYALMAHAMEEVKKFLVPDMMDDICQEQFLELSYLNGVPEPNRGRGVPVRGRGAAPPPPPVPRGRGVGPPRGALVRGAPVRGAITRGASVARGVPPPPAVRGAPTPRARATGIQRIPLPPPPAPETYEDYGYDDTYAEQSYEGYEGYYSQGQGDSEYYDYGHGEAQDSYEAYGQDDWNGTRPSLKAPPARPVKGSYREHPYGRY encoded by the exons ATGCAGCGCCGGGACGACCCCGTCGCGCGGCTGTGCCGGCCCCTGGGCCGCGGCGGCGCCGTGGATCCCTCAGGCGCCCACCCGCCGCCGCGCCAGGCGCCGTCCCGGCAGCCGCTGCCCTCTCACCGGCCCCGGGGCGGCGGCGGAGGCCCTCGGGGTGGCGGCGGCTCTCGGGCCGCGCCGACCACGCAGCCCCCGCCGCTGCTGCCTCCCTCGGCCACCGGCGGGGGCCCCGAGGTGGGCGGGGGCGGCCCGGCGCCTGCCCCGACCCCGCTGCTGCCGCCCTCCGCCACGGCCGCCGCCAAGATGGAGCCCGAGAACAAGTACCTGCCCGAACTCATGGCGGAGAAGGACTCCCTCGACCCGTCTTTCACCCACGCCATGCAGCTGTTGGCTGCAG AAATCGAGAAGATTCAGAAGGGTGATTCAAAGAAAGACGATGAAGAGAACTACCTGGATTTATTTTCTCACAGGAACATGAAACTGAAGGAGCGAGTTCTGATACCAGTAAAGCAGTATCCCAAG TTTAATTTCGTGGGGAAGATCCTAGGACCTCAAGGAAACACGATCAAAAGACTGcaggaggaaactggggccaaAATATCAGTATTGGGAAAAGGTTCCATGAGAGACAAAGCAAAG GAGGAAGAGCTCCGCAAAGGAGGAGACCCTAAGTATGCCCACTTAAACATGGACTTACATGTGTTCATTGAAGTTTTTGGGCCCCCCTGTGAGGCTTATGCCCTCATGGCTCATGCTATGGAAGAAGTCAAGAAGTTCCTTGTGCCG gaTATGATGGATGATATCTGCCAGGAACAGTTTCTTGAATTATCTTATCTGAATGGTGTGCCTGAGCCTAATCGTGGGCGTGGGGTACCAGTAAGAGGAAGGGGAGCAGCTCCTCCACCACCACCTGTTCCCAG GGGCCGTGGTGTTGGGCCTCCCCGGGGAGCCCTGGTTCGTGGTGCTCCAGTGAGAGGGGCCATCACTAGAGGTGCCAGTGTGGCCCGGGGGGTGCCTCCTCCTCCAGCAGTAAGGGGAGCCCCTACTCCAAGAGCCCGAGCCACAGGCAtccagagaatacctcttcctccacccccagcACCAGAGACTTACGAAGACTAT GGGTATGATGATACCTATGCCGAGCAAAGTTATGAAGGATACGAAGGCTATTACAGCCAGGGCCAAGG GGACTCGGAGTATTACGACTATGGACATGGAGAGGCACAAGATTCTTATGAAGCCTATG gtcaagatgactggaatgGGACAAGGCCCTCCCTGAAGGCCCCTCCAGCTCGGCCAGTGAAGGGGTCATACAGAGAGCACCCATATGGACGTTATTAA
- the KHDRBS1 gene encoding KH domain-containing, RNA-binding, signal transduction-associated protein 1 isoform X1, with protein MQRRDDPVARLCRPLGRGGAVDPSGAHPPPRQAPSRQPLPSHRPRGGGGGPRGGGGSRAAPTTQPPPLLPPSATGGGPEVGGGGPAPAPTPLLPPSATAAAKMEPENKYLPELMAEKDSLDPSFTHAMQLLAAEIEKIQKGDSKKDDEENYLDLFSHRNMKLKERVLIPVKQYPKFNFVGKILGPQGNTIKRLQEETGAKISVLGKGSMRDKAKEEELRKGGDPKYAHLNMDLHVFIEVFGPPCEAYALMAHAMEEVKKFLVPDMMDDICQEQFLELSYLNGVPEPNRGRGVPVRGRGAAPPPPPVPRCHILRGTLKSWSVSRGGRPGWGRGVGPPRGALVRGAPVRGAITRGASVARGVPPPPAVRGAPTPRARATGIQRIPLPPPPAPETYEDYGYDDTYAEQSYEGYEGYYSQGQGDSEYYDYGHGEAQDSYEAYGQDDWNGTRPSLKAPPARPVKGSYREHPYGRY; from the exons ATGCAGCGCCGGGACGACCCCGTCGCGCGGCTGTGCCGGCCCCTGGGCCGCGGCGGCGCCGTGGATCCCTCAGGCGCCCACCCGCCGCCGCGCCAGGCGCCGTCCCGGCAGCCGCTGCCCTCTCACCGGCCCCGGGGCGGCGGCGGAGGCCCTCGGGGTGGCGGCGGCTCTCGGGCCGCGCCGACCACGCAGCCCCCGCCGCTGCTGCCTCCCTCGGCCACCGGCGGGGGCCCCGAGGTGGGCGGGGGCGGCCCGGCGCCTGCCCCGACCCCGCTGCTGCCGCCCTCCGCCACGGCCGCCGCCAAGATGGAGCCCGAGAACAAGTACCTGCCCGAACTCATGGCGGAGAAGGACTCCCTCGACCCGTCTTTCACCCACGCCATGCAGCTGTTGGCTGCAG AAATCGAGAAGATTCAGAAGGGTGATTCAAAGAAAGACGATGAAGAGAACTACCTGGATTTATTTTCTCACAGGAACATGAAACTGAAGGAGCGAGTTCTGATACCAGTAAAGCAGTATCCCAAG TTTAATTTCGTGGGGAAGATCCTAGGACCTCAAGGAAACACGATCAAAAGACTGcaggaggaaactggggccaaAATATCAGTATTGGGAAAAGGTTCCATGAGAGACAAAGCAAAG GAGGAAGAGCTCCGCAAAGGAGGAGACCCTAAGTATGCCCACTTAAACATGGACTTACATGTGTTCATTGAAGTTTTTGGGCCCCCCTGTGAGGCTTATGCCCTCATGGCTCATGCTATGGAAGAAGTCAAGAAGTTCCTTGTGCCG gaTATGATGGATGATATCTGCCAGGAACAGTTTCTTGAATTATCTTATCTGAATGGTGTGCCTGAGCCTAATCGTGGGCGTGGGGTACCAGTAAGAGGAAGGGGAGCAGCTCCTCCACCACCACCTGTTCCCAG gtgccacattttaagaGGGACATTGAAAAGCTGGAGTGTGTCCAGAGGAGGGCGACCAGGATG GGGCCGTGGTGTTGGGCCTCCCCGGGGAGCCCTGGTTCGTGGTGCTCCAGTGAGAGGGGCCATCACTAGAGGTGCCAGTGTGGCCCGGGGGGTGCCTCCTCCTCCAGCAGTAAGGGGAGCCCCTACTCCAAGAGCCCGAGCCACAGGCAtccagagaatacctcttcctccacccccagcACCAGAGACTTACGAAGACTAT GGGTATGATGATACCTATGCCGAGCAAAGTTATGAAGGATACGAAGGCTATTACAGCCAGGGCCAAGG GGACTCGGAGTATTACGACTATGGACATGGAGAGGCACAAGATTCTTATGAAGCCTATG gtcaagatgactggaatgGGACAAGGCCCTCCCTGAAGGCCCCTCCAGCTCGGCCAGTGAAGGGGTCATACAGAGAGCACCCATATGGACGTTATTAA